Proteins from a single region of Kluyveromyces lactis strain NRRL Y-1140 chromosome C complete sequence:
- the NUP1 gene encoding FG-nucleoporin NUP1 (weakly similar to uniprot|P20676 Saccharomyces cerevisiae YOR098C NUP1 Nuclear pore complex (NPC) subunit involved in protein import/export and in export of RNAs possible karyopherin release factor that accelerates release of karyopherin-cargo complexes after transport across NPC potential Cdc28p substrate), producing MSASYLEKPKRSISSTLASLFTKHDDTNSEDPNITRSHNEDISDSGSVVIKRQKRGFDGYEELVWNNEKITDHPLNHNGIDDINYDERPNIFLYEGDSEHGVRPPVLTIEPKQRLRLLRMQQLRRARQFPLLQRQLQSAENGLYRLTDGKNATIKNLLVNKLQSDKKNHRVSDNPKSKKWKADFQYDLSEYDILKNDKKTKPVSASMGNLESPKLPHPLLKRSTSSKKHVNTFDQTGVPSGSGLTDVQSRLLQGKTLQKNPKIAQEVVAPTLSLKPIVKEKISEDKVLNANGPSVGFDFMNRDSTSIFPGSTDTPTKPTVSKNISFGNTKLDLFNNDKQKLTAPSQDSEELPRKKKEFSSTEDTVKPFPFTSSKSLETSTEPSKPAFSFDAVKKNNTATANGGTKISDGAPSFTFGDLSKTKKETKKAETSKNPFEKSAPEPVENLAKDGLPKFSFTGADTTGISNIPTFSFGKSSEGKEIAKPAPSFSFGSQKDAGEPTNVSEMSKPMFSFNKGKSSTPDLTPLSTSQSTNTPKPLFQFGSSGSTEPAAKRPDGTKTEAPVLPSFSFGGKPVGNDSSKNIEKEKAKPFSFGQASNTSAFSLNQQPSADNATEKQEAKNAVSTAVKPAFSFGSTPAALPSDTTPKEAAAPSFSFGTTKKPVQGDMSSKPAFSFGSSSAIQQPSIEKASNAIPSFASQNTSGQPVSGLKFDLTGFKNNNRQTTPTPFSDSSNVGSARGSNPPVPFSFDNVVQPGNKISVTQPTQTTFTFAQQNQKPFTFTGSGPSTTNSSPAFGTSSNQPNVPFSFGGSSASSTPQVPALGTGFGNSMQTNTFNPSAAANFNFGGQPSQSPSVVFGSQTPQQNPSSIFSAGQQNPADIFNAQASTPQGGAPFPPQRKIAMPGRRRRRG from the coding sequence ATGTCGGCATCATATCTGGAAAAACCCAAAAGATCGATTTCATCGACTTTGGCATCATTATTTACCAAGCATGACGATACGAATAGCGAAGATCCGAATATAACAAGGTCGCACAATGAAGATATCAGTGATTCAGGATCAGTGGTCATCAAGAGGCAAAAACGTGGCTTCGACGGTTACGAGGAATTGGTTTGGAATAACGAAAAAATCACCGATCACCCGTTAAATCACAATGGcattgatgatatcaattATGATGAAAGACCGAATATTTTCTTGTATGAAGGGGATTCTGAACATGGTGTAAGGCCTCCAGTACTAACGATAGAACCGAAACAAAGATTGCGGCTACTAAGGATGCAGCAACTGCGCCGTGCTCGGCAATTCCCACTTTTACAAAGACAATTACAATCAGCAGAGAACGGCCTATATCGCTTAACAGACGGCAAAAATGCTACTATAAAGAATTTACTCGTCAACAAACTACAAAGTGACAAGAAAAATCATAGGGTTTCCGATAACCCAAAGTCCAAGAAGTGGAAAGCTGATTTTCAATACGATTTATCAGAATAtgatatcttgaaaaaCGACAAAAAGACGAAACCAGTATCTGCCTCAATGGGGAATTTGGAATCTCCTAAACTACCACATCCATTGCTAAAAAGGAGTACctcttcaaagaaacatgTCAATACTTTTGATCAAACAGGAGTGCCTAGTGGATCTGGCTTAACTGATGTTCAAAGCAGGTTATTACAAGGAAAGACATTGCAAAAAAATCCAAAGATAGCACAAGAAGTAGTTGCACCAACACTATCATTGAAACCTATCGTCaaggaaaaaatatcagaaGATAAAGTTTTAAACGCTAACGGCCCAAGTGTTGGATTTGACTTTATGAATAGAGACAGTACTTCTATTTTCCCAGGTAGCACAGATACACCTACCAAACCAACAGTATCCAAAAATATatcttttggaaatacCAAATTGgatttattcaacaatgaTAAACAGAAATTAACGGCCCCTTCTCAGGATTCTGAAGAGTtaccaagaaaaaagaaagaatttaGTTCTACTGAGGACACTGTTAAACCATTTCCCTTCACAAGTTCTAAGTCGCTGGAAACATCAACTGAACCATCGAAACctgctttttcttttgatgcggtaaaaaaaaacaacacaGCTACAGCCAATGGAGGCACAAAAATCTCAGATGGTGCTCCTTCTTTCACCTTTGGTGATTTATCAAAAACCAAGAAAGAGACCAAAAAAGCTGAAACATCCAAAAACCCCTTTGAGAAATCCGCCCCCGAACCTGTTGAAAATCTGGCTAAAGACGGCCTCCCTAAGTTCAGCTTCACTGGTGCGGATACAACTGGGATATCAAATATACCTACATTTAgttttggaaaatcttCAGAAGGCAAAGAGATAGCTAAACCCGCCCCTTCATTCAGTTTTGGCAGCCAAAAAGATGCAGGCGAACCAACTAATGTCAGTGAAATGTCAAAACCTATGTTTAGCTTCAACAAAGGAAAATCATCTACTCCAGATCTGACCCCATTGAGTACCTCTCAATCAACTAATACACCTAAACCACTATTTCAGTTTGGTTCCAGTGGTAGTACTGAACCTGCCGCAAAGAGACCAGATGGTACAAAAACTGAAGCACCAGTGCTGCCATCATTCAGCTTTGGTGGTAAACCTGTAGGAAATGATTCGTCAAAAAATATTGAGAAGGAAAAAGCTAAACCTTTCAGTTTTGGGCAAGCTTCGAATACATCAGCATTTTCTCTCAACCAACAGCCTTCAGCAGACAACGCGACAGAGAAGCAGGAAGCCAAAAATGCCGTCAGTACTGCTGTAAAACCTGCATTCTCCTTTGGTAGCACCCCAGCAGCCCTACCTTCTGATACAACCCCAAAAGAAGCTGCTGCACCATCATTTTCGTTCGGGACCACAAAGAAACCTGTTCAAGGTGATATGAGTTCGAAACCTGCATTCTCTTTTGGAAGTTCCTCTGCCATCCAGCAGCCctcaattgaaaaagctTCCAATGCAATTCCTTCGTTTGCAAGTCAGAACACCAGTGGCCAGCCTGTCAGCGGActcaaatttgatttgacaGGGTttaaaaataataatagaCAAACTACTCCGACTCCgttttcagattcatcaAATGTTGGATCTGCTCGTGGAAGCAACCCTCCTGTCCCATTCTCATTTGATAATGTCGTTCAACCTGGGAATAAGATAAGTGTAACGCAGCCTACTCAAACTACATTTACTTTTGCacaacaaaatcaaaaaccaTTTACTTTTACTGGAAGTGGGCCAAGCACTACCAACAGTTCACCTGCATTTGGAACCAGTTCCAATCAGCCTAATGTACCTTTTTCATTCGGCGGAAGCTCAGCTTCTTCCACTCCCCAGGTACCAGCATTGGGTACCGGTTTCGGTAATTCTATGCAGACAAACACATTTAATCCTTCAGCCGCTGCCAATTTTAATTTTGGTGGTCAACCATCTCAAAGTCCTTCTGTAGTATTTGGATCCCAAACCCCGCAACAGAATCCATCGTCCATATTTTCCGCTGGTCAGCAGAATCCAGCGGACATATTCAATGCGCAGGCTTCAACTCCTCAAGGAGGGGCACCATTTCCACCGCAGCGCAAAATTGCTATGCCCGGtaggagaagaagaagaggctaa
- a CDS encoding uncharacterized protein (conserved hypothetical protein) — MKVSITKLISSSKVKNSITMDISEQILPRLTHLQKCVHSKPYNVLHVPSFLLGCFVVIMISSLQPLFRSILGSVLIGVLRIIKYSVIGGGVGLIIMVLTSDQSKQPTKARQSKHHEGDFQPIGINTLQTKVNKHSRPTQAPEPVTVTSAAYETFIKRAE; from the coding sequence ATGAAAGTGTCAATCACTAAATTAATATCTTCCAGTAAAGTAAAAAACTCCATAACCATGGACATTTCAGAACAAATACTGCCACGCCTTACCCACTTACAAAAATGTGTTCACTCGAAACCTTATAATGTACTTCACGTCCCTTCATTCCTCTTAGGGTGCTTTGTGGTAATTATGATCTCTTCTTTACAACCTTTATTCAGATCAATACTAGGAAGTGTACTGATAGGTGTTTTACGAATAATTAAGTATTCAGTTATTGGCGGTGGTGTAGGTTTGATAATAATGGTTTTAACTTCAGATCAAAGTAAACAACCTACTAAAGCTCGACAAAGTAAGCATCATGAAGGTGATTTTCAACCAATAGGAATAAATACCTTGCAAACTAAGGTTAATAAACACAGCCGTCCCACCCAGGCTCCAGAACCTGTTACTGTAACGAGTGCAGCTTACGAAACTTTTATTAAAAGGGCCGAATGA
- the CMR2 gene encoding Cmr2p (similar to uniprot|Q12275 Saccharomyces cerevisiae YOR093C Hypothetical ORF), with protein sequence MSELSTSLDFSVPENLPPSLRTELESLILDYREENLTAKGYQKKRQELLERYATTTLNPLVYSPRSSLEKPPSHRQTRSVASVAGRSLAMDNQSITSSTAYQYKDTSSLYKVTTMHSHKLMNNSSPTMISLPVKHTDGGSSDGVDVIEFNPMIPLLSRFSNTASKDWDSIPSILRARFQLYDREIAMVKINGKGKESSITWEKLYLRAEKVAHELSAGKHKLYRMDKVLLWYDPDESIEFTVCLLGCFIAGMIAVPVSFSTYTLNEIIQIIKSTNSKFILISENCYTNLDNLYANQTTKLKLTKSEFFSKITFLKTDDLGTYSKAKKTVPTFDIPNVSYIEFTRTPLGRLSGVIMKHKVLAGQFDNMARILDSRETTSRKNSKIIRNVRGKRTSNSHVILNSLDPTRSTGLVFGVLFNIFSGNTLINVHRNLLKAPGFYENLISKYKVNILLNDQLQLKQVVINYLENPEYATSKKIKIDFTHIRHCLTSCTTIDTDVTDMVVHKWLKNLGCMDASQCYTPLLTMLDFGGIFISTRDQLGNLQNFPLHDPKLKLQDELFVDKEKLKLNFIKPSILAMMNSSSSKKDFLRVASFGFPLPDSTVCVINPDNNTLVPDLTVGELWISSPSITDEFYQMERVNDFVFQARINFKLMFSILKDEFNNSKESSEKLNMIMNMCPAETTFTRTKLMGFVHNGKIFVLSLIEDMFLQNQLIRLHNWSHTSDVTRAKKKQMQDTEDEITKNVSKKVQPNRILQSFYLQHITENIVRTVDTVSEVAAFELPHNREEHFLVVVVESTTANSTSMNPGAFKTYPEKYLAMEKKMNLLTEQIYKMLWIFHKIQPFCVLVVAPGSLPRRYCSLEIANSTVERQFLDGNLKSKFVKFQLDNVILDFIPHSWYYNESIFSEHLSNLRHQSIGDGIQLNYRISPKQTWQTSGIDYRHSSTDSRTGKNLSAFKSILDILNFRVSQQPNDFAFSTGGGSPPNNTNVRHSWKSFDGIIAAFAKKIVESKTPLKKGDRVIIMCQNSVEYVAIVITCLICNFIVIPLPILSESDIEQEVSFFLNIIESYNVKRIFVDHKVHATLEQNTRISQALKPFKYRIPKTTITSKVKLKNNLSLSQFKSAITNKFGPASKPEDPCLIWINKDRDSFKDLHIVMNHSLLLNQCKVLKETLQLSPSNRIFSIANYTYGLGFIQACLVGIYLGATTSLFNSNDVFSDPKDFLLGIQNLGVKDLYLTPELLYLIMDKAAGLLASQSKQNASLKKEVLLKNGSTISSGFMTNIQNIMVPFNGRPKFTTIEALLAKYSHLGVSSSQVNYVYEHHFNPFISMRSYLGIPPVDIYLEPICFREGIISEVDPDTIPPTELEKYVHLQDSGIVPVCTDVSIINPETLEPCYEKEIGEIWCCSEATVFDHYVSTTSTQSELTTTQQEISKSTKSKLKRDPFIAEQFKAKINNDVDNGLTYLRTGDLGFIKTVSRIDSQGNNITLSLLYVLGSISETIEVLGLTHFVSDLEMTVRRCHAAVNNCMLFKTGGLLTCFVECNNKVKIEYSNLTPLIVSALLKNHGIVVDMCTFIKPGSLKNTYRDWSKNRKQILSDWLNKKIVIDSQFCVSFGENNSIYLLSDFEKNQENLV encoded by the coding sequence ATGTCCGAATTATCTACGTCGTTGGATTTCAGCGTGCCAGAAAACCTGCCGCCTTCTCTTCGAACGGAACTTGAAAGCTTGATATTAGACTACCGTGAAGAGAATTTGACGGCAAAGGGATACCAGAAAAAAAGGCAAGAGTTATTGGAACGATATGCTACTACAACGTTGAATCCTTTGGTATATTCTCCTAGATCGTCATTGGAAAAACCGCCTTCGCATCGGCAGACAAGATCAGTAGCGTCAGTAGCAGGCCGATCGTTGGCGATGGATAACCAGTCCATCACGTCATCCACTGCGTATCAGTACAAAGATACGTCCTCACTGTACAAGGTTACGACAATGCATTCGCATAAACTCATGAATAACTCATCGCCAACGATGATCTCTTTACCTGTGAAACATACTGATGGGGGATCCTCAGACGGAGTTGACGTAATAGAGTTCAATCCTATGATCCCACTTCTATCTCGATTCAGCAATACTGCGTCAAAGGATTGGGATTCGATCCCATCAATATTGAGAGCTCGGTTTCAATTATATGACAGAGAAATCGCTATGGTTAAGATTAATGGTAAGGGGAAGGAATCATCTATTACTTGGGAAAAGTTGTATTTAAGGGCCGAAAAAGTCGCACATGAACTTTCGGCTGGTAAACATAAATTGTACAGAATGGATAAGGTGTTATTGTGGTATGATCCTGATGAATCCATAGAGTTTACTGTGTGTCTCTTAGGATGCTTCATCGCTGGAATGATTGCCGTTCCAGTGTCTTTCTCTACCTATACTCTGAATGAAATTATACAGATTATAAAATCCACCAATTCGAAGtttattttaatttcaGAAAACTGCTATACCAATTTGGATAATCTTTACGCTAATCAAACAACCAAATTGAAGTTAACAAAGAGcgaatttttcagtaaAATTACGTTTCTTAAGACTGATGATCTTGGAACCTATTCAAAGGCAAAGAAAACAGTACCCACTTTCGATATACCCAATGTTTCTTACATAGAGTTTACCAGAACTCCTCTGGGTAGACTTTCTGGTGTCATTATGAAACATAAAGTTCTAGCTGGGCAATTTGATAACATGGCCCGTATTCTTGATTCAAGGGAAAcaacttcaagaaaaaattctaAAATTATCAGAAACGTTCGTGGTAAAAGAACCTCGAACAGCCATGTCATATTGAATAGTTTAGACCCAACTAGATCAACAGGTTTAGTTTTCGgtgttcttttcaatattttttcaGGAAATACCTTAATCAACGTACACAGGAACTTATTGAAAGCTCCAGGGTTCTATGAAAACTTGATCAGCAAATATAAAGTAaacattcttttgaatgatcAGCTTCAATTAAAACAAGTTGTCATAAATTATTTGGAAAATCCAGAATATGCTACTTCCAAGAAAATTAAGATTGATTTTACGCATATAAGACACTGTTTGACATCGTGTACAACTATAGATACTGATGTGACTGACATGGTGGTTCATAAATGGTTGAAAAACTTGGGATGTATGGATGCTTCTCAATGTTATACCCCATTACTTACTATGTTAGATTTCGGGggcattttcatttctacTAGAGATCAGCTAGGAAATTTGCAAAATTTCCCGTTGCATGATCCGAAGTTAAAACTGCAAGATGAATTGTTTGTCGACaaggaaaaattgaaactaaaCTTTATCAAACCCAGCATTTTAGCCATGATGAACTCCTCTAgctcaaagaaagattttttgCGAGTTGCATCCTTTGGTTTCCCATTACCAGACAGTACTGTTTGCGTTATCAACCCCGACAATAACACGTTAGTACCAGACCTTACTGTTGGTGAGCTATGGATAAGTTCGCCAAGTATTACTGACGAGTTTTATCAAATGGAACGTGTAAATGATTTTGTGTTTCAGGCTCGGATCAATTTTAAACTGATGTTCTCAATCCTCAAAGATGAATTCAATAATAGCAAAGAATCATCAGAAAAACTAAACATGATAATGAACATGTGCCCTGCAGAAACGACTTTTACCCGAACAAAATTGATGGGATTTGTTCATAACGGTAAAATATTTGTTCTCTCTTTGATAGAAGACATGTTTTTACAGAATCAGTTAATAAGATTGCATAACTGGTCTCATACTTCTGATGTCACCAgagcaaagaaaaaacaaatgCAGGATACGGAAGACGAAATCACGAAAAACGTTTCGAAAAAAGTTCAACCGAACCGAATTCTACAATCAttttatcttcaacatATTACTGAAAACATAGTTAGAACCGTCGACACGGTGTCAGAGGTTGCTGCCTTTGAATTGCCTCATAATAGAGAAGAACATTTTTTGGTTGTAGTTGTTGAAAGCACTACAGCCAACAGTACGTCTATGAACCCTGGTGCATTCAAAACCTATCCAGAGAAATATTTAGCAatggagaagaaaatgaatttACTCACTGAACAAATCTACAAAATGTTATGGATATTCCACAAAATTCAACCATTCTGTGTGTTAGTTGTAGCACCTGGATCTTTGCCTCGAAGGTATTGCTCTTTGGAAATTGCTAACAGTACCGTCGAAAGACAATTTTTAGATGGGAATCTCAAAAGTAAATTTGTTAAGTTTCAGTTGGACAACGTTATTTTGGATTTTATTCCTCATTCATGGTACTATAATGAAAGCATTTTCTCCGAGCATTTATCTAATCTGCGACACCAAAGTATTGGTGACGGCATTCAACTAAATTACAGAATTTCGCCTAAACAGACATGGCAGACTTCTGGTATTGATTATCGCCATTCCTCAACGGACTCTCGAACAGGAAAGAACTTAAGCGCGTTTAAGTCGATACTTGACATATTGAATTTCAGAGTAAGTCAGCAGCCAAATGATTTTGCATTCAGCACTGGTGGTGGTTCTCCACCAAACAATACAAACGTAAGACACTCTTGGAAATCATTCGATGGCATAATCGCTGCATTTGCAAAAAAGATTGTTGAGTCGAAGACACCACTAAAAAAGGGCGATCGAGTAATAATTATGTGCCAGAACTCTGTTGAATACGTTGCTATTGTAATAACGTGCCTTATTTGCAATTTCATTGTTATCCCGCTTCCTATTTTATCAGAGTCTgatattgaacaagaagtCTCATTCTTTCTTAACATCATCGAATCATACAACGTCAAAAGAATATTTGTCGATCACAAAGTACATGCCACTTTAGAACAGAATACAAGAATATCACAAGCGCTAAAGCCTTTCAAATACAGAATTCCCAAGACCACTATTACAAGTAAagtaaaattgaaaaacaaTTTGAGTTTATCACAATTCAAGTCTGCCATCACCAATAAATTTGGACCAGCGTCAAAACCGGAAGATCCATGTTTAATATGGATAAACAAAGATCGcgattctttcaaagatttacATATTGTTATGAACCATTCGCTGTTATTAAATCAATGTAAAGTGTTGAAAGAGACATTGCAACTAAGTCCATCAAATCGTATTTTCTCTATAGCGAACTATACTTACGGTCTTGGATTTATACAAGCTTGTCTTGTCGGGATATACCTTGGTGCTACAACAAGTCTTTTTAACTCTAATGATGTTTTTTCTGATCCcaaagatttcttgttgGGGATTCAGAATTTAGGTGTGAAGGATCTCTACTTGACTCCAGAATTACTGTATTTGATAATGGATAAAGCCGCTGGATTATTGGCGTCACAATCTAAACAAAACGCAAGtctgaagaaagaagttcttttgaaaaatggatcCACTATCTCCAGTGGATTTATGacaaatattcaaaatataatgGTCCCTTTCAATGGCCGTCCTAAATTCACTACTATAGAGGCATTGTTAGCAAAATACTCTCACTTAGGAGTCTCTTCTTCCCAAGTCAACTACGTCTATGAACATCATTTCAATCCCTTTATATCGATGCGATCTTACCTAGGAATTCCCCCTGTTGATATTTATTTGGAGCCAATTTGTTTCAGAGAAGGCATAATCAGTGAAGTGGATCCAGATACCATTCCACCGacagaattggaaaaatatGTTCATTTACAGGATTCAGGTATAGTACCCGTTTGTACCGATGTGTCCATTATCAATCCTGAAACTCTTGAACCATGTTACGAGAAAGAAATAGGAGAAATATGGTGCTGTTCAGAAGCTACCGTTTTCGATCATTACGTTTCTACTACGAGTACACAATCTGAGTTGACAACCACGCAACAGGAAATTAGTAAATCTACTAAGTCAAAACTAAAGAGAGACCCATTCATTGCGGAACAATTTAAAGCCAAGATCAATAATGATGTTGATAATGGGTTGACGTATTTGAGAACTGGTGATTTAGGTTTTATCAAAACagtttcaagaattgaCTCACAAGGAAACAACATAACTCTCTCACTCCTATATGTGCTCGGAAGTATTAGCGAGACTATTGAAGTTCTTGGATTGACCCATTTCGTTAGTGATTTAGAAATGACAGTAAGACGATGCCATGCTGCTGTAAACAATTGCATGCTTTTCAAAACAGGCGGATTGTTAACGTGTTTCGTGGAGTGCAACAACAAAGTTAAAATCGAATACTCTAATCTTACACCTTTAATCGTCAGTgcattgttgaagaatcATGGAATTGTTGTAGATATGTGCACATTTATCAAACCAGGGTCACTGAAAAATACCTATCGTGATTGGAGTAAGAACAGGAAACAAATTTTGAGTGACTGGTTGAATAAAAAGATAGTCATAGATTCCCAATTTTGCGTTAGTTTTGGGGAGAATAACTCCATTTATCTATTATcagattttgaaaaaaatcaagaaaatcTGGTATAG
- the RPS7A gene encoding 40S ribosomal protein eS7 (highly similar to uniprot|P26786 Saccharomyces cerevisiae YOR096W) → MSDPQAKILSQAPTELELQVAQAFIDLENNSPELKADLRALQFKSIREIEVAGGKKALAVFVPVPSLAAYHKVQIKLTRELEKKFQDRHVIFLAERRILPKPSRKSRQTQKRPRSRTLTAVHDKILEDLVFPTEIVGKRVRYLVGGNKIQKILLNSKDVQHIDNKLESFQAVYNKLTGKQIVFEIPSETH, encoded by the exons ATGTCTGACCCACAAGCCAAGATTTTGTCCCAAGCTCCAACTGAATTGGAATTGCAAGTTGCCCAAGCTTTCATCGACTTGGAAAACAACTCTCCAGAATTGAAGGCTGATTTGAGAGCTTTGCAATTCAAGTCCATCAGAGAA ATCGAAGTCGCTGGTGGTAAGAAAGCTTTGGCTGTCTTTGTTCCAGTCCCATCTTTGGCTGCCTACCACAAGGTCCAAATCAAGTTGACCagagaattggaaaagaagttCCAAGACCGTCATGTCATCTTCTTGGctgaaagaagaatcttGCCAAAGCCATCTAGAAAATCCAGACAAACTCAAAAGAGACCAAGATCCAGAACCTTGACTGCTGTTCACGATAAGATCTTGGAAGATTTGGTTTTCCCAACTGAAATCGTTGGTAAGAGAGTCAGATACTTGGTTGGTGGTAACAAGATCCAAAAGATCTTGTTGAACTCCAAGGACGTCCAACACATCGACAACAAGTTGGAATCTTTCCAAGCCGTCTACAACAAATTGACCGGTAAGCAAATTGTTTTCGAAATCCCAAGCGAAACCCACTAA
- the ARF3 gene encoding Arf family GTPase ARF3 (highly similar to uniprot|P40994 Saccharomyces cerevisiae YOR094W ARF3 Glucose-repressible ADP-ribosylation factor GTPase of the Ras superfamily involved in development of polarity) translates to MGNSVSKVLGKLFGTREMKILMLGLDNAGKTTILYKLKLNKIKTSAPTVGFNVETLSFKNVKFNMWDVGGQARLRPLWRHYFPATSALIFVIDSNDKERLDQAKEELFSIIGEKEMEKVVLLVLANKQDLPGALSPNEVSDFLQLGENLKNQLWSVIGSNALTGQGLIEGLSWIAKNTSDSH, encoded by the coding sequence ATGGGTAACTCAGTTTCCAAGGTGTTAGGGAAACTTTTCGGTACCCGGGaaatgaagatattgatgTTAGGCTTGGATAATGCAGGTAAGACAACAATTCTATacaagttgaaattgaataagATAAAGACATCTGCTCCCACGGTTGGTTTCAATGTTGAGACTTTATCGTTTAAGAACGTCAAATTTAACATGTGGGATGTTGGTGGACAAGCTCGGTTAAGGCCACTATGGAGGCATTATTTCCCTGCTACGAGCGCTTTGATCTTTGTAATTGACTCTAATGATAAAGAACGATTGGACCAAGCGAAGGAAGAACTATTCAGCATAATCGGtgagaaagaaatggaaaaagtgGTGCTATTAGTTCTAGCGAATAAACAAGATCTTCCAGGAGCATTGAGTCCCAATGAGGTTTCGGACTTTTTGCAACTGGGcgaaaacttgaaaaacCAGTTATGGAGTGTGATTGGTTCGAATGCTTTGACTGGTCAAGGTTTGATCGAAGGTTTGTCCTGGATTGCTAAGAATACTTCAGATTCTCATTGA
- the RKI1 gene encoding ribose-5-phosphate isomerase RKI1 (similar to uniprot|Q12189 Saccharomyces cerevisiae YOR095C RKI1 Ribose-5-phosphate ketol-isomerase) — protein MYRVFDKLASRPFVSLPGIQLIAKMPLSDLNKLPPLADQLEQAKRIAAYRAVDENFDAKTHKVVGVGSGTTVVYVAERLGEYMDEKTNFVCIPTGFQSKQLILSNKLQLGVIEQFPEVDIAFDGADEVDAGLQLIKGGGACLFQEKLVSTSAKKFIVVADSRKKSPKYLGTNWKKGVPIEVVPSSYVRVLSDLKNKLNCKSAMVRQGGSAKAGPVVTDNCNFIIDADFGEITDPRKLHQDIKLLVGVVETGLFIDNAEKAYFGYPDGSVDLQEL, from the coding sequence ATGTACCGTGTGTTTGATAAACTAGCTTCTAGGCCGTTTGTTTCACTCCCCGGAATCCAGCTCATCGCCAAAATGCCATTATCCGATCTTAATAAACTGCCTCCATTAGCTGACCAGTTGGAACAAGCTAAGAGAATTGCAGCCTACCGTGCTGTTGACGAAAACTTCGACGCAAAGACCCATAAGGTTGTCGGTGTTGGCAGTGGTACTACTGTTGTTTATGTTGCTGAAAGACTTGGGGAATACATGGATGAGAAAACAAATTTTGTTTGTATTCCAACGGGCTTCCAATCGAAGCAATTGATCCTATCAAACAAGTTACAACTTGGTgtcattgaacaattccCAGAAGTTGACATTGCCTTTGACGGTGCCGATGAAGTTGATGCAGGTTTGCAATTAATTAAGGGTGGTGGTGCTTGCTTGTTCCAAGAGAAGTTAGTTAGTACTAGTGCCAAAAAATTCATCGTTGTGGCGGATTCAAGGAAGAAATCTCCAAAGTACTTGGGTACCAACTGGAAAAAAGGTGTTCCAATTGAGGTTGTTCCAAGCTCGTACGTTCGTGTCCTCTCTGAtttaaagaacaaattgaaCTGCAAATCTGCCATGGTAAGACAAGGTGGGTCAGCTAAAGCCGGCCCTGTTGTCACCGATAACtgcaatttcatcatcgatGCTGATTTCGGAGAAATTACAGACCCAAGAAAGCTACATCAAGATATCAAACTATTAGTTGGTGTTGTCGAAACTGGTTTGTTCATTGATAATGCCGAAAAGGCTTACTTTGGCTATCCAGATGGTTCTGTAGACCTACAAGAGTtataa